The Salvia hispanica cultivar TCC Black 2014 unplaced genomic scaffold, UniMelb_Shisp_WGS_1.0 HiC_scaffold_22, whole genome shotgun sequence genome segment GAGTATTCCCTTGCTGCTTCTTTTAGCCAATACATTTCCAATCTTGTTCCCGCTCACCATAGTAACAGTCATCATATTCACTCTAAGGTCTATACACTTTTagcattttacttcactgaaatggatcacaaaacacttcactttatgcatggaatacttcactctatgcacattttacttcactgtaatcataaaatagtgcactataagcatggatcactaacacttcactctaagcataaaatacttcactctacgcacgttttacttcattgaaatgataaaatagtgcactataagcatggatcacaaacacttcactctaagcatgaaatacttcactctaagcacgttttacttcaatgaaatgaaaagCAGTGCACTATAAGAATGAATcgcaaacacttcactctatgcatagaatacttcactctaagcaagttttacttcactgaaatgataaaatagtgcactataaatatggatcacaaacacttcactctatgcatggaatacttcactataagcacattttacttcaatgatatgataaaatagtgcactataagcatgcatcacaaacacttcactctaagcacggaaaacttcactctaagcacgttttacttcatgAAATGAAAAGCAGTGCACTATAagaatggatcacaaacacttcactttaactatggaatacttcactctaagcacattttacttcattgagatgaaaaaatagtgtatTATAAGCATAGATCACAAACATTTCACACTAACCAttgaatacttcactctaagcacgttttacttcaatgaaatggaaaaacagtGCACTCTAAGCATGCATCATAAACAcctcactctaaccatggaatacttcaatcgaagcacattttacttcactgataTGAAAGAATAGTGCATTATAAGCATGGGTCATAAAAACTTTACTCTaagcatggaatacttcactctaaacacattttacttcactgagatgaaaaaatcgTGCACTATAagaatggatcacaaacacttcactctatgcatgaaatacttcactctaaacacGTTTTACTttactgaaatgataaaatagtgcactataagcatggatcacaaacacttcactctaggCATGAAATACTTgactctaagcacgttttacttctcTGAAATGAAAAGCAGTGCACTATAAGAATGAATTACAAACATTTCACACTAACCAttgaatacttcactctaagcacgttttacttcaatgaaatggaaaaacggtgCACTctaagcatgcatcacaaacacttcactctaaccatggaatacttcaatctaagcacattttacttcactgataTGAAAGAATAGTGCATTATAAGCATGGGTCATAAAAACTTTACTCTaagcatggaatacttcactctaagcacgttttacatcactgaaatgataaaatagtgcactataaacatggatcacaaacacctCACTCTATGCATGGAATACTTTACtataagcacattttacttcactgaaatgataaaatagtgcactataagcatgcatcacaaacacttcactctaagcacggaatatttcactctaagcacgttttacttcactgaaatgaaaagcCGTGCACTATAagaatggatcacaaacacttcactctaactatggaatacttcactctaagcacattttgcTTCAtttagatgaaaaaatagtgtattataagcatggatcacaaacatttcactctaaccatggaatacttcactctaagcacgttttacttcaatgaaatgaaaaaacagtgcactctaagcatgcatcacatacacttcactctaaccatggaatacttcaatctaagcacattttacttcactgagatgaaaaaatagtgcattatAAACATGGATCataaacacttcactctaagcatgaaatacttcactctaaacatgttttacttcactgaaatgataaaataatgcaCTCTAAgtatggatcacaaacacttcactctaggcatggaatacttcactataagcatCGTATACTTCACGATAAATTGCATATACATCACAGTAAACAACATATACTTCCCTATAACCATAAATTACTCCACTCAAAGGCAAAATAGTGAGTGTAAGACCAAAACCGTACAATCACTGTAAGCACAATAGTATAGTATAAGTAttatatacatcactataatCATAATATGACTCTATGTAGAGTTAATGTGATGAGTCTGTACTAATCCGTAGGAGCACAAGAGAGAGAAGGCCTCCACGGAAGCTTACGTAATGAACAGTCATATCTATTCATGTTAATAGTGTCTTAGTCAAGATAGGTGTCCTTTCATAAAGAGGTgccttttcatttcaatatgTATCTATGTTAAGAGTCGTGTCATTTCATATGTGACTCCTGGAACATTATAAAAGGAGCCcttgtatattattataggatatcagaaatatatatataaaagaatatagcTATTAAGGCTAAACTTGTCTTGCATAtttcaattgatcacaccgaAGCCTTTCGGTCtcaacaattggtatcagagcctcgTTACGATAGTAACTTGGGCAAAATTTAAACTTATATGTCTCAACTATGGCAACAACGCGAGCTAGATTTGAATCACTTGAAGCATCCATGACAGAATTACGAGAGATGGTTCAAACAATGTTCGAGGGAATGGAAGAAATGCggacaattttgaaaagaaaaaaagaaaggaagaaagaaacaaaGGCAGACTATCGAAACCCGTTTTCATCTTTAGGAGAGGAttatgaagaagaagacgaatGGGAGGATGAAAATTCTGAATCTGATGAAAGTTCAAAAAGCAGTAAACACACCGATCAACATTGGAAGAATCCTATTCGCATGGACTTCTCCAAGTTCAATGGCACTGATGACCCGCGTGTGTGGTTAAATAGAGCGCGTCAATACTACCGTGCCCAAGATACTCCTGCAAAGAAATGGGTTCAGTGGGCCTCTTATCATCTCGACGGTGAGGCGAATCAGTGGTGGCAATGGTTCAGTGCACGCCACATTCGAATTACCTGGTCAATGTTTGAGAAAGGCTTGCTACAAAGATTCAGTACAGCAGAACTTGAAGAAGCTGATGAAGCCATTGTTAGGCTCAAACAAACCGGTAGTTTTCGTTCTTATCTCATTGAATTTGAGCGATTGGTTAATTGTGTACCACATTGGAAGGACAAGGTGCTACTAGGGGCCTTTATGGCTGGAGTCCAAGACGACCTTGCTAAAGAAATACGGTTCTTTCGACCCCAAACGTTAGAACAAGCTATCGGATTAGCTAGGCATGCTGACGAGCAAGCTAAGACTCGACGAACAGGAGGCTTGCATGTCAAAACTCAACAGAGAATGACAAACTCCACACCAGCAGCTCATATGAGTTCATCAAGCCGATCCTCAAATATAGCAAATTCAGTCCCAACAAAGCGATTAACGTGGGCAGAGATGCAAGCAAAACGAGAAAAAAATGAGTGCTTCAATTGTGATGAGCCTTTTTCACGAGGCCACAAGTGCAGACTTGCACAAGCTTTCCTTATTGAAAGTGGAAACGAAGAAGAAGACTCAAGCCCAATATATGACGAGGAGGTCGAGAATGGAGAACCTACAATCTCATTGAATGCACTCGTGGGTGAAAGTAGAGGGAAGTCAATGAGAATGATTGGCAGCATCAAGAATGAAACAATTCAGTTGCTAGTCGACAGTGGGTCAAGCCTGAATTTTATTCACCCGCAACGTGCAGAAGATCTTCGACTAAGTGTGGTTCATATTCCTCCAATATATGTTCGAGTTTCCAATGGAGACAAGATGCCATGTAGTCTCCGATTCGAAGGCGTGAATATAACGATTCAAGGTATTACTTTCCAAACTACACTATATGGGTTAAATGTATGTAACCTCAACGTAGTGTTGGGATTACCTTGGTTGGAAAGTCTTGGACCAGTGTTGACGGATTATCGGACCATGACAATGAACTTTGAGCAAGAAGGATGTGAGCACATCCTTAGAGGATTTTCTCCTTCGCCAAAGGCCAAGTCCATTGAGTGGGATGAATTAACCAAAGAGCCGAGTAATGAGACATCAGTGTTTGTGCTTATGAAATCTTCAGAGACAGAGACAGAGTCCGCCTTAGAGGAGGTACACACGGACATACAAAGAATATTGAACCAGTTTGATGACGTGATGAGCGAGCCAAAGGGGCTACCCCTACCCAGAACCTACGATCACAGAATCACCTTTAAGGATGAAAATACTGTGGTTAACGTAGCGCCCTAAAGGTATGCGCACTATCAAAAAGATGAAATCGAAAGACAAGTGAAGGAAATGTTGAAAAGTGGATTAATTCGACCAAGTATTAGTCCATTCTCATCGCCGGTGTTGCtagtaaagaaaaaagatggaTCATGGCATTTTTGTGTGGATTATCGGGCTCTCAACGAAGTCACTATGAAAGATCGTTTCTCCATACCCACTGTGGAAGATATGCTTGACGAACTCAACGGTGCAAAGTTTTTAGTAAAATGGACTTGAGGGCAGGGTATCACCAAATCAGGATGGATACCAGAGATATTTCGAAAACGGCATTTCGTGTACATAATGGTCATTATGAGTTTGTGGTCATGCCTTTTGGGTTGTGTAATGCGCCATCAACCTTCCAATCGgcaatgaatgaaatatttcgTAAGTACCTTCGAAAGTTCGTTCTAGTGTTTTTTGATGATatactaatttatagtaaaagttgGGAGGATCATCTACAACACTTGGATAATGTATTCCAAATCCTCCGTGAgcacaattttcatttaaaaccaTCAAAATGCGAGTTCGGTCGACGTGAGCTAGAATATTTGGGCCATTATATATCTGAGCAGGGAATTCGAGTTGATGACCGGAAGATAAAAGCTATGACATCATGGCCATTGCCTAAAACAGTCACTAGTCTTCGTGGATTTCTTGGGTTGACTGGGTACTATCGCCGGTTCATCCGTAACTATGGAAGCATAGCACGACCTCTTACACAATTGCTTAAGAAGGGGACATTCTTTTGGGATAAGGCTGTGGGTGAAGCATTTGAAGTATTGAAAAAGGCCATGACCACCGCTTCCGGTACTAGCATTACCCAACTTTGAAGAAGATTTTATCATTGAAACTGATGCTTGCGGTTATGGAGTAGGAGCTGTCTTAATGCAAGGAAAAAGGCCACTCGCTTAGTTGAGTAAGGGATTGAATGAAAAGTTGAGGATGCGGTTAATGTACGAGAAGGAAATGATAGATATCTTAGAGGCTATTCGAATTTGGCGTCCATATCTTCTAGGGAGGCGATTCAGGATCATCACAGATCAACGAAGTTTGAAATACCTCTTGGAACAAAGAATCTCCACTCCTGAGCAACAAAGGTTGCTCGTCAAGCTCCTCGGTTTTGACTATGACATAGTCTATCGACCAGGACGAGAGAATAGTGTTGCGGATAGCTTATCACGGCGCGAAAACTTAGTTGAGCTGAATGCCATATCCGTTCCACAATCTAATTTATGGAAGGAAATACGAAGAAACTCTACCTTGGATGATGAAGTAAGTAAATTGATTGATGATGTGGAAAAAGGAGAAGGTAAGACTGATTCTCGCTACACAATCAACCAAGGATTCCTATTGAAGGATGGTAAGGTGGTGGTGCCAACAAATGATGAACTCCGACGAGCTATCATCAGTGAGTTCCATGATTCTACCATTGGGGGTCACTCGGGAATCCTGCGCACTTACAGCCGAATTGCACGAAATTTTTGTTGGAAAGGTTTGAAGGCAGCAGTACTAAAGTATGTACAACAATGTGACGTTTATCAACGCAACAAGGCCGACACTCGCAAGCCGGGAGGCTTATTAGAGCCGCTTGATGTCCCTAAGACTATATGGTCAGATATCTCGATGGATTTTGTAGAAGGACTACCAAAGTCCTCCGGAAAAGATGTAGTAATGGTGGTTGTCGATCGATTGTCGAAATACAGTCATTTCATAGCTATCTCACGTCCTTATACTGCAAAAAGTGTGGCTGGAACATTCGTTAGAAATATAGTGAGGCTACATGGTGTCCCCCAGTCTATCGTCTCTGATCGAGATAAAGTATTCATGAGTCTATTTTGGCAAGAACTATTCCGCCAAATGGGGACCAAGTTACGCATGAGTAGCGCTTATCACCTAGAAACTGACGGGCAAACGGAAGTGACCAATAGGAGTTTGGAGCAATATCTTCGATGTTTCATTGCAGATCGGCCAAGATTATGGGAAAATTATTTGTCTTGGGCAGAGTTCTGGTATAATACTACTTATCACAGAGCCATTAAAATGACACCATTTGAAGCAGTCTATGGTCGTGCACCTCCCATAGTGGTGCCTTATGAGATAAGATCATCTCTCCTACAAGAAGTTGATGTCGGAGCTACGTTCTCGTGATGAAGTGTTAAGTGAATTAAAAGCTAACTTGGAGTTGGCACGACAACAACAAAAAGCTCAAGCTGATAAGGGGAGGAGGGCGGAAGAGTTTGTTGTAGGTGATTGGGTCTACCTAAAACTACGTCCTTATCGACAACAGACAGCTTTTAGACGCACACATCAGAAGCTTGCAAGTAAATTCTACAGGCCATTTCAGGTATTAAGGTGGATAGGGTCAGTCGCATACGAGTTGGATCTACCACCAACAAGTCGTGTACATCCGGTATTCCATGTTTCTTTGTTGCGAAGGCGTATCGGAGATAAAGTAGAATCTGTTCCTTTGCCGCCATTGACAGAAACAGGGTTTCCGGTGATTGAACCAGAGGAAGTGTTAGCTACACGCTTGGTTTTGGTCAAAGGTAAGCCTCAAGCACAAGTGTTAATCAAATGGAAACATTTGAATGTAGATGATGCTACGTGGGAGATCGTTGACGAAGTTCGGAGTCGATTTCCACAACTCCAACTTGAGGGCAAGTTGGTTCTTGAAGGAGGGGATGATGATGAGTCTGTACTAATCCGTAGGAGCACAAGAGAGAGAAGGCCTCCACGGAAGCTTACGTAATGAACAGTCATATCTATTCATGTTAATAGTGTCTTAGTCAAGGGAGGTGTCCTTTCATGAAGAGATGCCTTTTCATTTCAGTAGGTGTCTTTGTCAAGAGTTGGGTAGTTTCATATGTCATCCAAGTGACTCTTGGAACATTATAAAAGGAGCCcttgtatattattatagggatgagaaatatatatataaaagaatatagcTATTAAGGCTAAACTTGTCTTGCATAtttcaattgatcacaccgaAGCCTTTCGGTCTCAACAAAGAGATGACGGGCTGAagaaaaattatctaaatgagagaaattcatgttttacccagctttgttatatatatatatgtataggttcatgatcaattgagattttttaggctaattgagaaatgagatgcaatatcagccactcatttttataaatgagtggtccagattttgccacatgAAAAATACTttagagtaattaattatgaaatggcagaatggtaatttaagttaaaaaaaaatgaaacacgGGCGGTTTCCAGCACTCCAATTCCATTCCCAATTTTCCTCCAATTCCATTCCCAATTTTCCTCCATTAAAGCAACTTCACCAAATCTTCGACCAATTAGCTAATGGAAGGCGTTTCGCCACCGTCTACCGAGGAATCAGAGGCTACTGGCGCCGCAAGGGCAGAAGATTCGAGTTGTCTAGCTAGGCGATTCCGGCGGGGCGACGCGGCGGAGGTCGTGGCGCATCAAGTGACGTTGCGGCTGAAGCTTGCCGTGAATCTCCTTCGCTTTCTCTTTCGCCAGATCGATCACGCCGCAGGCGATGTCTCTGTCACTATCGGAATCGAAGCGGCGCACCTCCGATCTGAGGATGTTCGAGCACATGTCCGATCTATCGGTTTCGGAGCAGAGATCTCTCATGTATTTTTCAGTGTTGTCACCGGAATCGGAGCCGTGTGATTTTCTCGATCTTTTCCGGTTGTCTCATCGCCTCCGGTGATCTTTGAGATCTCTTCTCAAAGATTTTGACTATTTCTACTTCTCCTAGGTCGGTTGCTTCGTTCCTCTCTCGCTCTGATTCACTGTTTTTTTTGTCGAATTTCAGATGATAATATCATTAGAAGAGCTAATTAAGTTGCTTcatctaattttatgttttcgtTAGCTAATTTGACTAGAAGCGTGAATTaggattttttaatttgaaatttcaactGTTTGATTTGCTTTACTGAATTTTGGAAAAACAGAAACTAGTCATTTGGTTATACTAATTCACAATTCAAAACTAATTTGATTAGAAGAGCAAATTAAGTATGCTGCTTCatctaattttgtgttttcgCATAGCGTTGGGAGATTGAAATGCTAATTTGATTAGAAGCGcgaattgtgattttttcaattttttcaatttgtgaattataagtgttattttttagttgttgacattcgatattctcggtattgatatgtgaattataagtgttatttgttagttgttgacattttaatacgagttgttgacattcgatattctcgatattgatatgtgaattataagtgttatttgttagttgttgacattttaatacgagttgttgacattcgatattctcgatattgatatgtgaattgtaagtgttatttgttagttgttgacattttaatatcggatagtgatttttttgttcGCGGGTAAatcgaaattaaaattaatatatattttacatacAGAATGTAGATAGATTACATGTTAAGTCacctaattaatatatattttgctgGAGTTATTGCTGCAAATGTATTATCTAATTCttactatttaattagtaattaagtTTTCATAtagtacaataaattaatttgtactGTTTTTTGCACAGAAACTTAGATAATTATTGCCTAGATCATGCACATCTAAGAGGGATCCAAATTTGGTGAGATgactatattttgtttgaaacattttcctttataCTACACAAGACAACAATGATAATCacattttaatgaaatttatttttagtgtcTCTTTGCCGAGTATTTGGTTGAAGATATTGCCACTCTACTCTTTATAGCTGAATCAACTTTTGATACGTTCCAGGTATGAAACTACATGAATTTAGTATTGTTTACTGTGTATGCAAAGTCAATACATCTCTATGCATCATATTGTTGTAAGAagttgttgctattatttctattattaaCATTCTTGATATACAATGCTAcacaaatagaaataataaatggaTCCAATTCAATTGGGAAATTGCTCACGTTTCCTGGAAGAGTGCAATGCTAcacaaatagaaataataaatggtAGTTTTAAGtaatttgtttttccatttttaaaattgtgaaatcaAATGTTAATTTCTCACCATTGGCATTcatattttcagattttggaCCTATTTTCAAGAAGACATTAATGAAACTCGATAACTCTTCGAGTAGAGGGGTGTTTTTGGATTCGTGCTATCTTCATACACATATCTTGCAAAGCTATAACTGGATAATCAACCCAGTGCTTGACAATAAAGTAAGAATATAATTGGGCCCATCTTGTTTATTAATGGACTTTAATTAGTTTGATTGTAAAATATTGtgtagtagtatatgattATCATCATAACTTATTGAAACTTTTCTAGCTTGTGTTAATCACTTAATTGTAATAGCAACAGCCTAATATAATCGTTATGTCTTCTTGACCGCAAAATTAAAggcatatttaatttttaacattGATTTAGTAACtgataaaaatttatgtatcaatattaatttagtatcaGATCCATCTAAACTAGTATATATGTTCATATAaagattattaaaaattatagttgAACCATTATGAAAAGGAAAGATTTGTAATGAAGTTCATATCCAGGATCAAGATAGTGACGGTCCTTGTAATATGTGCAACAATTATATACGAATCGAACTCATATACTCCGCCAGGACCCGATTGCTACAAAAACTTGCCGCAGTATTGTGTTGATATAGTTCGTGAGGCGATATGTGCTGGACCAAACGGTCCATACGAAGAAATAATACATAGATGTAGCGGTCCAATAACTTATAGAGTTGAAATTAATTGTTTCTACGTATTGGGTGTCGATGTTGGAAAATCTTGCAACTTGAGCCGCGAGGAATCAGAAAATATGGCAGGTGCAATTTGGAGATATATCTATGACGGACCTGGAGCTATATGACTGCACCAccaaacttttattattactaaatAAGGTGTAACAAAATAAGTATAATAGTTCTATCGTAAAATGGTGTGactcaattaaatatattctGAAATATGGTTGGGTATTaccaaattaacaaataaacattaatgcttaatttactttattatttgatgGATACTTAAATTTCTGGTTCTGGTTCTTTTAGATCTAGTGTTAATTATCATGAATGCATTTTTCGTAATAAAAAGTATTGTATATGTATGTCGAGCTTCCATTCTGAAATTTTCTTAATGATTGATCTTGTCTGTTTTAAGTAATCTTTCTCTAATTCATGTGATTTAAGTCAAGGGAATGTAGTGGTCTTTTTTATTCTGACATATTACGCCCCtatatcataatatataattcattaattcTAGTGCaccactttttcattttacaatGACTGTAAAGttcaagaaaatcaacattACTGCATGATACGATCATTGAAGCCGTGCGTCAAGAATTTTAACTATAGCTGGATTCAACTAGAAACCGTCCTATTGAGATGATATCCGAAATCTATGAAACTACTATCatcgtcttcgtcttggaaacagcttcgcgtgagtatcttgcacatctcaatcggagtctgaatgagggagttatggtGGTTTTACAGAAGTCGCGCAGAACTGGCGAGGGAGTCCAGAGAGAACACCCGGGCGGGTGTTTTGCACCCAGCaattcacccgaccgggtgaatcACCCGAGACTTAGTTTTTAAGGGCCTTTTTCCACATTTTGAgccttagtataaataccttttggtgtcatttttcattctagaTGAAGATAAGATTGTGATTAAGATATCTCCCTAGTgagtttttcctctttgaggaatgtatccaattccttccttgaaggttgcttgtctcaatttcatagattgattcaagtagaggtatgcatcaatggagtgtatccattgagtagtggagccaagggGTGATAGAGCTATTGAAAGTTGCCTAGGGTTGTTTCCATCTTTTTGGTCAAGGTCCTATGGTCATAACTCTTTTATCTCGTCATTATACACATGCTTTCCATTCCTAATCTTCCATCaattcttgtttagattcagTTTTTGGTggtagtttcatagctttcggataTCATCTCGATAGGACGGTTTCTGGTTGAATCCAGCTGtagttgaaatccttgacgcacggcttccatgatcgtatcacTGCACCTACACTTTTTAGTTTTGCATAGGAACTTCATATCGATAGATTTTTTCCCCCATTTTTCATTCCCATTTCTCACCTTTTTCCTGTTAAAAATCATCTATAATTTGCTCCACTCTCATTTTCAGTTCTTCGTATTAATGTCTCATGTTCGAATTGGCAACTTCTGATTCGTAGACGAATCGCATTACTAATCAAAACCTGGTACAATTTTACAACACAATGACATGGTAAATAGTCTATATCTACGAATGGCACACATAGAGTAAAAACGACCattggtgaaaaaaatttaatacaacattaaatttctaaatcaTGATAAATATTGTCAGAATAATCATATGAAACTATACACCGATCTATCAAATACTACTCCAATAGAATTGAAATTACACTATAAGTAGAAAAGACCATTGGTTAAATATAAGAGGAGTTAATATCGCTTACTCAATAATACATTTGCATGCAtcatattgttgtataaagtTGTAGCtattatttactccatattattatcatttttgatGTACATCATATTGTTGTATGAAGTTGTAGCtattatttactccatattattatcattCTTGATGTACCTAGCTTGCCATTTTGCTTAAacatacatttatttatttatttatctatgtCCAATTTAACATGTTGTAGATTTTATACAACTTCATATTAACTGTTCCTGGTATGGATCCAATGCAATGgaattattattcaaaaagtCTGGAGCAGTGCAATGCTACAGAAATAGGAATCCAAAGGgtaattttaactaatttgttttccattttgaaattGTGAAATCAAATGTTAATTTCTCATCATCATTGGCATTCATATTTTCAGATTTTAGACTAATTTTCAAGAAGACACTAATGAAGCTTAGTAACTCTTCGAGTAGAGGGGTATTTTTAGATTCGTGCTATCTTCATACAAATTTCTTGCAAACATATAATTGGATATCCTCACCAGTATTTCACAATAAAGTAAGAATATTACTCGATATATAGTTTGACAGCCCTAATATTGAC includes the following:
- the LOC125198733 gene encoding uncharacterized protein LOC125198733, translated to MATTRARFESLEASMTELREMVQTMFEGMEEMRTILKRKKERKKETKADYRNPFSSLGEDYEEEDEWEDENSESDESSKSSKHTDQHWKNPIRMDFSKFNGTDDPRVWLNRARQYYRAQDTPAKKWVQWASYHLDGEANQWWQWFSARHIRITWSMFEKGLLQRFSTAELEEADEAIVRLKQTGSFRSYLIEFERLVNCVPHWKDKVLLGAFMAGVQDDLAKEIRFFRPQTLEQAIGLARHADEQAKTRRTGGLHVKTQQRMTNSTPAAHMSSSSRSSNIANSVPTKRLTWAEMQAKREKNECFNCDEPFSRGHKCRLAQAFLIESGNEEEDSSPIYDEEVENGEPTISLNALVGESRGKSMRMIGSIKNETIQLLVDSGSSLNFIHPQRAEDLRLSVVHIPPIYVRVSNGDKMPCSLRFEGVNITIQGITFQTTLYGLNVCNLNVVLGLPWLESLGPVLTDYRTMTMNFEQEGCEHILRGFSPSPKAKSIEWDELTKEPSNETSVFVLMKSSETETESALEEVHTDIQRILNQFDDVMSEPKGLPLPRTYDHRITFKDENTVVNVAP